A genomic window from Bradyrhizobium lupini includes:
- a CDS encoding DNA recombination protein RmuC: MNEIIFMLGDWPVRTVDALIGFGALVLILLLVIAVVIARSGRRGAELAMANAIRADELEERISQMLHAQSEASGRVDAMTQTLAGRQADMARAVNERLDSVTHRVGQSMEHSTRNTMESLHALHERLGIIDSAHKNLTDLTTQVTTLRDVLANKQSRGAFGQARMEAIVQDGLPKGAYEFQFTLSTGKRPDCVVFLPDQRPLCIDAKFPLEAMTALHDARTDEEKRIATQRLRGDVMKHVSDIAEKYLVAGETQEMALMFVPSESVYAEIHDGFDDVIQKAYRARVVLVSPSLLMLAIQVMQQIMKDARMRDAADQIQTEVIKLGDDLGRLRDRVLKLQKHFADANEDVRQILISADKIEKRAGRIEELDFSKSDAPEAPHLVATGAAELFPRKLQAGE; this comes from the coding sequence ATGAACGAGATCATTTTCATGCTTGGCGACTGGCCGGTGCGCACCGTGGACGCGCTGATCGGCTTCGGCGCCCTGGTCCTTATTCTGCTGCTCGTGATTGCCGTCGTGATCGCGCGGTCAGGGCGGCGCGGCGCGGAACTCGCGATGGCCAACGCCATCCGCGCCGACGAGCTCGAGGAGCGCATCAGCCAGATGCTGCACGCCCAGAGCGAGGCTTCGGGGCGAGTCGACGCCATGACCCAGACGCTGGCCGGCCGCCAGGCCGACATGGCGCGCGCGGTCAACGAGCGGCTGGATTCGGTGACCCACCGCGTCGGCCAGTCCATGGAGCACTCGACCCGCAACACCATGGAGAGCCTGCACGCGCTGCACGAGCGGCTCGGCATCATCGACAGCGCGCACAAGAACCTCACCGACCTCACCACGCAGGTGACGACCCTGCGCGACGTGCTCGCCAACAAGCAGTCGCGCGGCGCCTTCGGTCAGGCGCGGATGGAAGCGATCGTCCAGGACGGTCTGCCGAAGGGCGCCTACGAGTTCCAGTTCACGCTCTCGACCGGCAAGCGTCCGGACTGCGTCGTGTTCCTGCCCGACCAGCGTCCGCTCTGCATCGACGCGAAATTTCCGCTGGAGGCGATGACCGCGCTGCATGATGCGCGCACCGACGAGGAAAAGCGCATCGCCACGCAGCGGCTGCGCGGTGACGTGATGAAGCATGTCAGCGACATCGCCGAAAAATATCTCGTCGCCGGCGAGACCCAGGAAATGGCGTTGATGTTCGTGCCGTCGGAATCGGTCTACGCCGAGATCCACGACGGTTTCGACGACGTGATCCAGAAGGCGTATCGCGCCCGCGTCGTGCTGGTGTCGCCGTCGCTTTTGATGCTCGCAATCCAGGTGATGCAGCAGATCATGAAGGACGCGCGCATGCGCGATGCCGCCGACCAGATCCAGACCGAGGTGATCAAGCTCGGCGACGACCTCGGCCGCCTGCGCGATCGCGTGCTGAAATTGCAGAAGCACTTTGCCGACGCGAACGAAGACGTCCGCCAGATCCTGATCTCCGCCGACAAGATCGAGAAGCGCGCGGGGCGGATCGAAGAGCTCGATTTCAGCAAGAGCGATGCGCCCGAAGCCCCGCATCTCGTGGCCACCGGCGCTGCCGAGTTGTTCCCGAGGAAGCTCCAGGCGGGGGAGTAG
- the def gene encoding peptide deformylase, with product MALREIIILPDKQLRLVSKPIEKVTPEIRKLADDMFETMYDAPGIGLAAIQIAQPLRLITMDLAKPDQDGETKPEPRVFINPEIIASSEDLSVYEEGCLSIPEYYEEVERPAKVRVRYTDLDGKVHEEDAEGLYATCIQHEIDHLNGVLFVDYLSKLKRDRVLKKFEKAAKRAE from the coding sequence ATGGCCCTCAGAGAAATCATCATCCTGCCCGACAAGCAGCTGCGTCTGGTCTCCAAGCCGATCGAGAAGGTCACGCCGGAGATCCGCAAGCTTGCCGACGACATGTTCGAGACCATGTACGACGCGCCCGGCATCGGGCTCGCGGCGATCCAGATCGCGCAGCCGTTGCGGCTGATCACCATGGACCTCGCCAAGCCCGACCAGGACGGCGAGACCAAGCCCGAGCCGCGCGTCTTCATCAATCCGGAAATCATCGCCTCTTCGGAGGACCTGTCGGTCTACGAGGAAGGCTGCCTGTCGATCCCCGAATATTACGAGGAGGTCGAGCGCCCTGCGAAGGTGCGGGTGCGCTACACCGATCTCGACGGCAAGGTGCACGAGGAGGACGCCGAAGGCCTCTACGCCACCTGCATCCAGCACGAGATCGACCATCTCAACGGCGTGCTGTTCGTCGACTATCTGTCAAAGCTCAAGCGCGACCGCGTGCTGAAGAAGTTCGAGAAAGCCG